The Methylomonas montana DNA window GACCGGTGCATTGCCTCAACCCGATCCTTTGTATCACTCGATTTTCAATCGACGCACTAACCGATTCCCTTTTCGACGAGTCGACGTTACGGAACAATCACTTGAGAAGTTAAAGGAATCTGTAAAATGTCTTGACAATATATCAATCAGCCTTATAAACCAAAAAGATAAAATCAATGCGTTGGCAAAAATTTTAATGGTCAATGATCGCCTAGTCTTCGAGCGCAAGGATCTACATGGCTTCTTGTTTGACAAAATCCGTTGGAACATGGAGCAAGTAGACGAGACGCGAGATGGTTTGCCGGTTGAAACATTAGGACTCAATCCTATAGAGAAAGTGTTTTTTCCGCTAATGCGGTTCTGGAGGGTGGTCAAAATAGCTAACTTATTCGGTTTGTCGAGAATTATAGGCCTCAAATGCTGGTGGAATTGCCGAAATGCTTCAGTTTTGGCAATGATCAGTTCAGCTGGAAATGATAAATTTGCATTCGTGCAAGGCGGTCGTGCAGTACAAAGGCTATGGTTGGAAGCGACAAATCAGGGGTTAGAAATGCAACCCATAATAGGTTTGCCGTTACTTATACACCGATTAATTCAAACAAAAGTATTGAATTTTGGTGATAAACATAGGCAAATGATCGAGCGTACGAGGATATCCTTAATTGATCAATCTAGTATCTCTGAAACGGAAACTTTAATTTCAAGCTTTCGAATTGGTTACGGAAGCGCACGCACAATCGAAACAAAACGGAGAAACTTAGATAGTTAGAAAAATGGAATTTGGATTGTTTCTAAAGTTGCCATGGAAAAAACATTTTGGAGAGACTTAATCAATGACAGAAATGCCGCCATCTAGTGGACAGTCCAATCGATGGGGAGTATTTCTAGGTAACTTTGGAGATTGAGGGTATTGATTGCCGCTATCCCAACGCCTATCAGCCCTTGCTTTAGAATGACGGCACCTTAACTTCAAGTTGCTTAGGTTTTGCAGTTACGGCCACTAATTCTTAACTGGATAATAATGGAATACTATAATTATATTGATGTTGGGAATGTTTCACTAAACACTAAGCACAACATACAAACGAATTAATATTTATGAAAGATTCAGTTCTTAATGACCAGACCGATAATCCTGAAGATATTGACTGGGATTATATTATTGTTGGCACAGGCATTGGAGGGGCAACGTTAGGTTTCCGACTAGCTCAAGAAGGAAAAAAGGTTCTGTTTTGCGAGAAAGGACGTTCGTTATTTGCTACTTCCGGGGAGTTTTCAGGAGATTATGCGGAGCAGTTCTTTCCAATTCGGAAATCGCCTTCTGAAGAAGATCATGAAGTTTTAGAACAGTCAGGAAGGTGGCCATTTAAAATCAAAGATGTTTCCGCAAAAAAGACAAAGAGTTTTATCCCCTTCATGGGCGTAGGAACGGGTGGATCTAGCTCGCTTTATGGTGCAGCAATGGAACGTTTCAAACCAGAAGACTTCGAAGCTGGTCGTTGGCATTTCGACGCTGAGGAATCTTCGATTCCTGAAAAATGGCCTATTACCTACGATGAACTTTCTTCTTACTACGAATTGGCAGAAAAATTATATAGAGTTAGAGGGGATAATATGTCGTTTGCCGCGCCTCCGCTCTCCAATGCCAATAAGGAGTTATATGATTTTTTACA harbors:
- a CDS encoding nitroreductase family protein → MNKELINKILEAAIRAPSGDNVQPWRFQVSEDFTRIDLYNLPEKDDSYYNFEQAASYIAHGALLENILIAAGHMGIAVRYQLFPDDLEPDLVVRMDLTGALPQPDPLYHSIFNRRTNRFPFRRVDVTEQSLEKLKESVKCLDNISISLINQKDKINALAKILMVNDRLVFERKDLHGFLFDKIRWNMEQVDETRDGLPVETLGLNPIEKVFFPLMRFWRVVKIANLFGLSRIIGLKCWWNCRNASVLAMISSAGNDKFAFVQGGRAVQRLWLEATNQGLEMQPIIGLPLLIHRLIQTKVLNFGDKHRQMIERTRISLIDQSSISETETLISSFRIGYGSARTIETKRRNLDS